DNA from Pirellulaceae bacterium:
GGAATGGTGGCTACGGCGGCACGGACGGCTTTTTCTTCATTGGTACGAATTGCCGCCAGTACATCTGCCGTCGGAATTGGAGCATCGGCTTCGGTTTTTCCAGGATTCTCCAGCAGGAAGCGATGTGCAGCAACCTTTCGATAATGCGATTCAGGGATGCCAATGCTGACGTACACCTCCTTGGGAACAAGTCCGGCAGTCCGAGTGACCGTGGCCTCGTGCCCGGCGACCCGGCGCTCGTTTTCTTGTATTTCCTTGGTCTTCGATGACTGTCCCGCTGCATTGGCTGCGATTGAAGAGGGTTGGTTGGAAATCCCGTTGGGACTTGCACCGGGTTGACCGCCGGGAGCGGCTTTGGAGTTTTCGGAATTCTTGGAGACGGAAGAGGTCTGCACGGCCATAGGCTGTTGATACTGGATCTGCTCGGACTGGGATGTCAACTTGGGGTCCAGTACAACATTAACGGCCACTTGTGCCTCGTAGCGATTGAGCAGCGCAGCGACCTTGCTTTCGTACCGCTCTTCCCATTGAGCCTGTGCCGTGAAGTAGGGGTTTTCCTCAGGAGAATTGGGGTCGCTGCTACCGCGATAGAAATTGCCTGGGCTAGCCAGATCGCTGACCGTCACATCTTGTTCGGTCAGTCCAGCAAACGAGGCGATGGCCATTTTGGCGATATTTCGCAATTGTGAAGGTGGCACGGGACTGCCTGTCCTGCCTCGGACAGCGATGCTGCAGACGCGATCCGTCTTGCGACCAAAGCCAGCACGTTGTTCGTCGTAGTTCACAAACGCCTGTTCAATGCCAGACAACCCGCGAATCATGTGCGCCAGCCGTTGTTCTTTGGCAAACACAGTGCGTTTGTCGATCAGCGAAGTGGGTTCAAAGGGACTTCCGCCCGTCAGCGCTTCGTTCATATAACTGTCGAATTCTTTGGGTAGCGAATTCGCGGCGCTGAGCGCCTTGAGATACAAGTCTTTTTGGGCCGCAGGAATCTTGATACGCTGGCCGACTCGTTCGTACTCGCGCAATTGAGCGTCGCCAAACGCAGCCTCCCAACTAGACAATTCCGCCTCGGAAAAATCGCGACCGCCGAACATATATTCGTACTTTTGAGACGAGCCTCCGCCCACTGCAATCCAGCCCAGGCTAACGGCCACGACCGCAGTCATCAGGCCCGCCATGATCCGTGCGGCTGGAGTCATCGAGGTGATCAATTCACCGATCTGTTTGCCGATTGTTGTTAACCAGTTCATACGCTTTAGTCACTCGGTTCCGATGTCGCTCGGTTGAATGTAAATGCCTTACAATGTCTCAATCAGACGCGAATCGCGTTCAGCTCTTCATACGCAGTTAGCAGTTTATTGCGGATTTGAATCAGTAGTCGAAACGCCATGTCAGCCTTTTGAACGGCGGTTAACACTTCGGCTTGTTGAACGTCGCCGCCCGTGAGCAGTGCATGGACCTGCTGGTCGGAATGCTGCTGGGCCTGATTGACGGCCTGAACGCCGGACGACAGCAGACTCATGAATGAACCCGAAGTTGGCATTTCCGGCTGCCCGTGCGTCTTGGCCTGGTAGGCCCGCAGTTGTTGCGTGATCGGCATGTGCAACTGCATGGTGCTTGACTGGCTAGTAACGGGAATCACCGTAATTGACTCGTCGTGTTAAACTGATTCAGTTGTCGATTGAATTCGTGTGGCCAAGGTGACCGGTTCGTGATGGGTGTCGCCAGATTGGGCTGGCCTACGCGATGATGGAGAGTGACTGCCGCCCCAGGCTCTTGCTAATTTCCATAACCCCGATATTGGCTTCGTAGGATCGAGTCGCTTCGAGCGCGTCGACCATCTGTTCGTTTAAATTGATATTGGGATAGGCCACATAGCCTTTCCATTGTCCTTCGCTGATCGCTAGCGGATGGTCAGGCTGATAACGATACAGCGGTTCAGCATCGCTGGTCTCGACGGAGGCAACTTTAACGCCAGGAGCACCGCCTGCTGCCGCCAGCGTTTCGTCGGTTTGAAACACGGTGAAACGCGGTTGATAGGGCTTGGCCTGACCACTTTCGTCCTTCAAGGTGCTAACATTGGCAATGTTGGCAGACACGGCGTTGAGCCGGATTCGTTGCGCAACCAACGCGCTGGTACTGACATCCAAAGCACTGAACATGATCGGACTCCCGCGCTTCAAGTTCCATGAGACAGACTGCGGCCAAGTTTTAACGCAATTGATATCCAATTTATGGACCAGCTGGCCCTAAGGGCACTCCAGCCACCGAACACTAGAAAAATCTGGGCATAGAGGAAAGATCAGTTGTGCTGCTTGGAATTCGCCAAGAATCAAGTAAAATCTGCGGCCATGGCGCATCCGGGCAATTGCCAGCTAATCGCTTTCGTTATCTAGTCGATTTCTAATTCAACCTAAATCCAACTTTCCATGCCAAGCCTGGTGGTTCGTTGCGGAGTCCTGAGGACTCTGCACGTAATGAACAGTCACGAAGCTCACCCACGTGGTTCGCGAGTCGTTGCTCGCACCAATCGCGGGCTGGAACTTGGCGAGGTGTTGTGCGAAGCTAGTGAACACGCGGTTGCCCAGATGGATTCGCCGCCCGGCGGCTCGGTTCAGCGGCTCGCAACTGCGGCTGACGAAAACGAGTCAGCGCATTTACGGGCTCAGCAGGAGCGGGAAGCCGAGTTATGCCATCAAATCATTCGCGAGCTGGAACTGCCCATGGACCTGGTGGAGGTCGAGCGGGTGTTTGGCGGCGAACGATTGGTGGTCTATTACCTTTCGGAAGATCGCGTGGACTTTCGCGATTTGGTCAAGCGACTGGCCAGCGAGTTTCGGACGCGGATCGAAATGCGACAAATCGGCATTCGCGATGAGGCCAAGATATTGGCTGACTATGGCGACTGTGGCAAGCCTGTGTGTTGCAATACACACCTCACTAAAATGCCGCCGGTCTCTATGCGAATGGCCAAGCTACAAAAGGCGACGTTGGACCCCAATAAGATCTCGGGCCGCTGTGGTCGATTGAAGTGCTGCTTGCGATATGAATTCGATACCTATGAAGAACATCGCCAGAGTATGCCGCGCATCGGTGCGGACATCATCACCAACAGCGGTCGTGGGCGGGTAGTTGGCCATGAGTTATTGAGTCGCCAACTGTTGGTGACGATGGAAGACCAGCGCAGAATTATGATTCGAGCAGAAGATGTGCTGACCGTGCTAGGCCGATCCACACCCAGCCCAGGCACCGAGCCCGAAGACACAGGCAGTTCAGACGATTCTGACGAAGATTCTAGGCTGGACGGCGGATGAATTTTTTCGTAACCGTTTACGGGCACGGTAGGGTGCGTCCAGCAGGGCTGTGGTGATTTGATAGACTTCCTTCAGAATATTTGGCAACAATTTTAGACCTCCAACCGGATTTGGTTCGGCCCTCTGCCGGGCCACCAGCGGTGTGGAAAACATGAGACGCAAACCGTTGCGTTTTTTGGTTATCATCTCGGCGATACCAGGCTACAAAGACGTATATGCATGAGCACCAACGTGAACGATAAGATTCATCCGCTATTCGAGCTGCTGCAACAGGATCATCGCTATCACATCGAAGCCTATCAATTTGTGCGCGAAGCACTGGCCTACGCACAGGAGGTTTTACAGATGCCTCCCAGCGGGGCCGCCAAGGAGGATGGTGAGGGCGAGCACCATATCAACGGCCAACAACTATGCGAAGCCATTCGCCAATACGCGCTCAGCCAATTCGGTTACATGGCTAAGACAGTTTTAAACAGTTGGGGCATCTACACGACCGGCGACTTCGGTGAAATCGTTTATAATCTGATTCGCATCAAGCACATGAAGAAGTCCAGCCACGACCGTCGCGAAGACTTTGATAACGCCTACGATTTTGCGACCGCATTTGATCCGGTGTTTGAACTGGCTGAGAATGATGACTAGAGTGCGCAGCGGGTCAGTGTTGCGTCACGAACCTCAGTTGGACGGCAGCGGATGTGGGCAACGAATTGCCCTGGCGTCAGGCTATGTAAGTAGTGGGCTGGCGCAAGCCAGACTAAAATCCCTCCACAGGCCATTTGTCGTTTTCATGCTCTGCAGGGCGTGAGAAACCAGCTTCATTCGGCTGGCTGGTCCTACCCTACACGTTCCAACCTGCCAGTCCAAGATCGGCTGGCTGCGAGCAACCCTATCAGGAGATGACAAGCGAATGCAGACAGACTCAGTTGGCTCGGCTGGCAAGCCAGTAGCAACCTCTGGTGCGCCAGTCAGACGCTGGTGGTGGCTGCTGTTGATGGCGGGCGTTTATGCTGTGTGGCTGGCGTGGCTGCTATATGTGGCCTACTGCGCCGAACACAAGCCAGCCGCCGCATGGTCCGACCCGTCTGCCACACGGTGTGGTCCACCCAGCCCAGCCATTCATTCTACTCACCCTACCGTCAACCGACTTTATCAGATCGGGGGAATTTCATGACCCAATATATTTTGGCGCTTGATCAAGGCACAACCAGCTCTCGAGCGCTGTTGGTGCGGCACGACGGTAGTCTGGCCGGCGTGGCACAGCAGGAATTCACTCAGTTTTTTCCGCAGCCAGGCTGGGTTGAGCACGATGCGGAGGAGATTTGGAGTAGCCAATTGGCAGTGGCTCGCAGTGTGTTGCGAAAGGCAAAGGTCAAGGCGTCTGAGATTGCAGCCATTGGCATTACGAATCAGCGCGAGACGACCGTCGTTTGGAATCGACTGACCGGCCAGCCACTGCATCGCGCTATCGTATGGCAAGATCGACGAACGGCAGATCACTGTGATCGCATTCGCAAACGAGGTCTGGCCGAGCTGTTCACCGACAAGACTGGATTGGTTGTCGATGCCTATTTTTCAGGAACCAAGCTGGCGTGGATACTCGATAATGTGCCACACGCTCGTGCTGCGGCCAAACGCGGCGAGTTGGCGTTTGGCACAGTGGACTCTTGGTTGTTATGGAAACTGAGCGGTGGGACACAGGCTGCCGGAGCCGTTCATCGAACCGACGTGACCAACGCCAGCCGGACCATGCTGTGCAACATTCATACCTGTCAGTGGGATCAAGAGCTTCTGAAAGCACTCAAGATTCCGGCCAATGTATTGCCAGAGATTTGCCCATCCAGTGGCGTAGTGGGACATTCTGTGAAGTCTCTGCTGGGACATTCCTTGCCCATCGCCGCCTTGGCGGGCGACCAACATGCGGCACTGTTTGGTCAAATGTGCTTGCAACCGGGCATGGTCAAGAATACCTACGGCACCGGATGCTTCATGCTGATGAATGTTGGCAACCAACCGCGTGCTTCGCAAAACCGATTGCTGTCAACCGTGGCTTGGCAGACAGATCAACAACCGATGTATGCGTTGGAAGGCAGCATCTTCATTGCCGGCGCCGTCGTACAGTGGCTGCGCGACGGCTTAAAGATTATCAAGACCGCCGCCGATGTGCAGCGCTTGGCCAGTCAGGTTCCAGATAACGGTGGCGTCTACTTGGTGCCAGCCTTTGCGGGCTTGGGGGCACCGCACTGGGACGCTTACGCGCGCGGAACCATCGTTGGATTGACACGTGGCACAACCGCTGCTCACATCGCGAGGGCGGCGCTTGAGTCCATAGCGTTTCAAACAGCCGACGTGCTGGATGCCATGCATGCCGATTCGAAATTGAAAATTCGCGCGCTCCGGGTCGATGGCGGTGCGGCAATGAACGATTTGTTGATGCAGTTTCAGGCCGACATCTTGGGAGTGCCCGTGGTGCGTCCCAAGACCTTCGAGGCGACTGCACTGGGCGCGGGCTATTTGGCCGGCTTGGCAGTGGGATTCTGGGATAGCCCGACTCAGATTCAACAGCAATGGCAAGCTGATCGAACATTTGAGCCACAGATGAAGGCCGCCGCTGTTAAAGCTATGCGGGCCACTTGGAGCCGAGCGCTGCAGCGGTCAACCCAGTGGGCGAGCTGAGCCAAGCTTCAGCCTGTAGCCACCGTCGCCAGACAGTGGCTACGCTGGAACGACTACCAATGCGGCGCTGGCCAATCTCCTACAGGTACATACCGACAAATCCACCGGCGTCGTCGCTGGCCTTGTTCATGGACTCAAGTCTCTGGATGGTCTTTGTCAAATCTCCTGCTTGGATAAAGCGATTGAATTCAACCAATACGGCGCGCTGTACCGATTCGGCGAGCCAGTCGACAATGGCTTGGTTGATCCAACTGCAAGTGTCGCGAGCAAGTTCGATAGTCAGCTCACAACTGCGAGCCTGCATGTCTTGGCTATCGGTCAGCACCACACCTTCAAAGCTATACTGACACATGCCCAGAGCAGGATCATTCGTGAAGTGAAAGGTGCAGGTCGCGTTATGCAGGTAATAGCTGCCCATGCTGCCATGGGACTCACGCGCCACGCGCATTCGCTCCAGCTTGGCCGCCAATTTTGGCGAGGCATCGTCCGGGGCAGCGAAGCTCCGTACGCTGCGCAGCGGCAGGCAGTCAAATTTGACATCAACCCACGAACCAAATTCGGTATTACTCATCGGCGACTCAATGACTTCTGTTAAACAAAGTTGGGCGTCGGTGGTCGATAGTGCCCCAGGTCGATCGAGCGAAACCAGTCAATTGTTTGCACCAGTCCTTCGCGCAAGGTAATTGAGGGTTGCCAGTTTAGTTCTTTCTTGGCCAAAGTGATATCGGGGCGGCGCCGCGTGGGATCGTCGGCTGGCAGCGGGCGCTGAACCAATTTCACACGCGCACCGGTCAACTCGATGACCAACTCGGCCAATTCGCGGATCGTGAATTCACCGGGATTGCCCAAATTACATGGACCCACGAAGCGATCTGGTCCATTCATCAATCGCACAATGCCCTCGACCAGGTCGTCGCGGTAACAAAAACTGCGTGTCTGACTGCCATCGCCAAAGATGGTGATGTCGTTGCCAGTCAAGGCTTGGCGAATGAAGTTGGAAACGACCCGACCATCGTAGGGATGTATGCGAGGACCGTAGGTATTGAAAATCCGCACGATGCGAATGTTCAATTTGTTCATGCGATGGTAATCCATGAACAATGTCTCGGCGACACGCTTGCCTTCATCGTAACAGGCACGCGGTCCAATCGGATTCACACTGCCGCGATAGCTTTCAGGCTGCGGATGCACCTCCGGATCTCCGTACACTTCCGAGGTGCTAGCCAACAGCACTTTGGCCCCGCAACGCTTGGCCATACCCAGCATGTTCAGCGAACCAAGAATGCTGGTCTTGCTGGTCTTGATTGGATTGAACTGATAGTGCCCTGGCGCTGCGGGGCACGCCATGTGGTAGATTTCGTCCACTTCCAAGAAGATGGGTAGCGTTACATCGTGACGAATGAGTTCAAAATTCGGTCGATCCAATAGATGCGCCACATTGGACTTTTGACTGGTAAAGAAATTGTCCAAGCAGATAACGTCATGACCTTCGGCGACCAGACGTTCGCAGATATGCGAGCCTAGGAAACCGGCTCCACCCGTAACCAGAATACGTTTGATCGCGACCACGTTGACAACTTTCCATGCCTTGAGGGGCTGCAAATGCGGCTGGCAACCGCCACGTGGTCAGGATACCGAAAAACTACTGGCTTGAGAAGGGTTGCGGTTACTAAGGTAGGTCGATCAGTTGTCCATCGGCGCGCTCGCCCAGGCACTGGAGCGTGTTGGCATCTGTATTCTGAGATAGAAAACGCACACTGCCGTCGGCCAAGACGAACATGGCACCGCCAGAGTGATAGCTGGCAAAGCCGCCAACAAACAATGAGTCGATGGGTTGGGGAGCTTCTGCTGAAAACGCATGACTTTGCTGCATGTCCGTGGAATTGATTGCGATGCCTGTATTACGCAGAGTGGCTCGAGTGCCAGAGGTCCAATTCAGCAGGCGAGGGTTGGCTCGAACTTCGCCCAGTGCAATCGTGTACGTTGTGCCATCTTCAATTTCGTGTTGGCGAATGTGGCGGTTCAAGAAGAATAGGCCACCGTTGTCAACATTGATGGGCGTTTCCTGGCCACCTGTACATCCCGCATAGCAACTGGTGGTAATTTCTTCTTTTGCGACTGAGTCCCGATAGCGGCTGTAGCCAGGGGAGGGGCTACTGGGGCAGATAAAGACTGGCACACGATGGTCGCGCACCGGCAGATTCATTTCAGCATAAGCACCGGCCTGTTGATCAAACTGGCGATAAGCCACCGATTCTTCGATGAAAGGCAGCAACTGAACTGTCCAACTCACGTGCTGGCCGTTGGGCTCTGAGCGAATTGGACCGGGCTGGTCATCCAACACACCCGCCGGCAGACGCTCTGAATTGAACTGATGGTGCTGCAAAGCGATCCCCAGTTGCATCATG
Protein-coding regions in this window:
- a CDS encoding DUF1559 domain-containing protein yields the protein MSANRCQIRKHERATSSLQATTRRRVTAFTLVELLVVIAIIGILVGLLLPAVQAAREAARRSSCGNNMMQLGIALQHHQFNSERLPAGVLDDQPGPIRSEPNGQHVSWTVQLLPFIEESVAYRQFDQQAGAYAEMNLPVRDHRVPVFICPSSPSPGYSRYRDSVAKEEITTSCYAGCTGGQETPINVDNGGLFFLNRHIRQHEIEDGTTYTIALGEVRANPRLLNWTSGTRATLRNTGIAINSTDMQQSHAFSAEAPQPIDSLFVGGFASYHSGGAMFVLADGSVRFLSQNTDANTLQCLGERADGQLIDLP
- the fliE gene encoding flagellar hook-basal body complex protein FliE encodes the protein MQLHMPITQQLRAYQAKTHGQPEMPTSGSFMSLLSSGVQAVNQAQQHSDQQVHALLTGGDVQQAEVLTAVQKADMAFRLLIQIRNKLLTAYEELNAIRV
- a CDS encoding signal peptidase, whose product is MNSHEAHPRGSRVVARTNRGLELGEVLCEASEHAVAQMDSPPGGSVQRLATAADENESAHLRAQQEREAELCHQIIRELELPMDLVEVERVFGGERLVVYYLSEDRVDFRDLVKRLASEFRTRIEMRQIGIRDEAKILADYGDCGKPVCCNTHLTKMPPVSMRMAKLQKATLDPNKISGRCGRLKCCLRYEFDTYEEHRQSMPRIGADIITNSGRGRVVGHELLSRQLLVTMEDQRRIMIRAEDVLTVLGRSTPSPGTEPEDTGSSDDSDEDSRLDGG
- a CDS encoding SDR family oxidoreductase — its product is MVAIKRILVTGGAGFLGSHICERLVAEGHDVICLDNFFTSQKSNVAHLLDRPNFELIRHDVTLPIFLEVDEIYHMACPAAPGHYQFNPIKTSKTSILGSLNMLGMAKRCGAKVLLASTSEVYGDPEVHPQPESYRGSVNPIGPRACYDEGKRVAETLFMDYHRMNKLNIRIVRIFNTYGPRIHPYDGRVVSNFIRQALTGNDITIFGDGSQTRSFCYRDDLVEGIVRLMNGPDRFVGPCNLGNPGEFTIRELAELVIELTGARVKLVQRPLPADDPTRRRPDITLAKKELNWQPSITLREGLVQTIDWFRSIDLGHYRPPTPNFV
- the glpK gene encoding glycerol kinase GlpK, which translates into the protein MTQYILALDQGTTSSRALLVRHDGSLAGVAQQEFTQFFPQPGWVEHDAEEIWSSQLAVARSVLRKAKVKASEIAAIGITNQRETTVVWNRLTGQPLHRAIVWQDRRTADHCDRIRKRGLAELFTDKTGLVVDAYFSGTKLAWILDNVPHARAAAKRGELAFGTVDSWLLWKLSGGTQAAGAVHRTDVTNASRTMLCNIHTCQWDQELLKALKIPANVLPEICPSSGVVGHSVKSLLGHSLPIAALAGDQHAALFGQMCLQPGMVKNTYGTGCFMLMNVGNQPRASQNRLLSTVAWQTDQQPMYALEGSIFIAGAVVQWLRDGLKIIKTAADVQRLASQVPDNGGVYLVPAFAGLGAPHWDAYARGTIVGLTRGTTAAHIARAALESIAFQTADVLDAMHADSKLKIRALRVDGGAAMNDLLMQFQADILGVPVVRPKTFEATALGAGYLAGLAVGFWDSPTQIQQQWQADRTFEPQMKAAAVKAMRATWSRALQRSTQWAS
- the flgC gene encoding flagellar basal body rod protein FlgC; translated protein: MFSALDVSTSALVAQRIRLNAVSANIANVSTLKDESGQAKPYQPRFTVFQTDETLAAAGGAPGVKVASVETSDAEPLYRYQPDHPLAISEGQWKGYVAYPNINLNEQMVDALEATRSYEANIGVMEISKSLGRQSLSIIA